TGCTCTGATTCAGACTCCATATTCTCTCTATGCAATAATATTACCTACGCCTGAAGAGACAATACAGGCCCGTCAGAAAAAAGAACCTGTTAATCTAATGGTAGAAATCATCGATAATTTTGAAACACCTTTAAGGGTAAAAGATACATATACCGGCAAGCTTCTGATTAAAAAAAGGAATGAATTATACGAAAAATTACTTCAATATTCCGAACAGTATTCTGATATGGAGAATATCAAGACTCTGAATTATTCAATGGTATAATTGTGTATACTAAAACAAAAAAAACGGGCAGTTTAGGCTGCCCGTTTTTTTATCACCTTTTAGCAATCTTCAATCGTGCCTTCAATTTCTTTAGTTCAATATCTATATTTAATCTGTCTGCAAATGCTTCAGGTTTTGGCAATGCAGCTATCTCTTTAATCTTTGATTCAATTGCTTCTGGCTTTAAATCTTGTTTGCTTACAGCTTCCTGAGCCAGAATAATGAGAGAATTATTCTTTATTTCAACAAAACCACCATCAACATAAAAATATTCTGTACTATCGCCTGATCGCAATCGTATCTCACCAGTACCCAATTCAGAGATTAAAGGAGCATGGTTATATAAAAATCCCATCTCACCATCAAATGCCTGTACCACTGCAAAATCAAC
This DNA window, taken from Spirochaetota bacterium, encodes the following:
- the atpC gene encoding ATP synthase F1 subunit epsilon → MAMKLNCNVLTPERQIFEGQVDFAVVQAFDGEMGFLYNHAPLISELGTGEIRLRSGDSTEYFYVDGGFVEIKNNSLIILAQEAVSKQDLKPEAIESKIKEIAALPKPEAFADRLNIDIELKKLKARLKIAKR